TGGCACTTGTTTTTTCTGTGGGAGTTGACATAGGTTCTGAGGAAAAAATATTGCATAAAATTAAGAGTAGTTTAAGAATAATTATTATACAATCATTTTTGGTGATAATAGGTAGTTTGCTTTTTGGTGGTTTTGTTTCTTTTTTTACTCAATTAAGTTTTAAAGAATCCTTAGGGGCAGCAGCTGGTATGGGATGGTACTCTCTTTCAGGAATTATGATAAGTTCTTTATATTCACCTTTTCTTGGAGCTGTTGCATTTTTATCTAACGTTATTAGAGAGGTCTTAGGTATTTTACTTATTCCAATATATTCAAAAATATCAGAAAATGGTGCAATTGGTATTGCAGGTGCTCCAGCAATGGATACATTACTGGGAGTAGTTTCAAAATATGTAAAAAAAGAAAAAATACTAATTAGTTTTGGACAAGGAGTAATTCTATCTATTATAATACCAATATTGATAAGTATTATATTTTAATATATTATATTAAAAACCCTTTTACTATATTACAATAAATATTTATTTTTTCTAAAAAAGCAGCATGCCCTGAGTTTTTAATTATAACCATCTCTGACTTTTTTATTTTTTTGTTTATAAACTCCATGTCAGAGATAGGCGTTATTATATCTTCATCTGCAGCTATTAACAATGTTTCACATTTTATTTTTTCAATTTCATTAGAAACATCAAAATTAAGATTTGATGAAGCTAATCTAATAAAACCATCAAACCATTCTTTAGTTAATAATTCTTTGAAAATTTTTCTTCTATTTTTTAACCAATTATAATTATTATTATAAAATGTTTTCGAATATATAAATGGTAAAGCTAGATCAAAAAATGATT
Above is a window of Marinitoga sp. 38H-ov DNA encoding:
- a CDS encoding lysine exporter LysO family protein; protein product: MILLISAVVFGIITGYYFDLQISENIITILLMALVFSVGVDIGSEEKILHKIKSSLRIIIIQSFLVIIGSLLFGGFVSFFTQLSFKESLGAAAGMGWYSLSGIMISSLYSPFLGAVAFLSNVIREVLGILLIPIYSKISENGAIGIAGAPAMDTLLGVVSKYVKKEKILISFGQGVILSIIIPILISIIF